Proteins encoded within one genomic window of Amycolatopsis sp. 2-15:
- a CDS encoding tRNA (cytidine(34)-2'-O)-methyltransferase produces the protein MFRVLFYHPEIPPNTGNAIRLAANTGCELHLVEPLGFTLEDKQLRRAGLDYHDLARVRVHADLAAAWHALLPAKVYAFSAKATRLYTDVAYEPGDVLLFGPESAGLPDDVQHSAEITDRVRLPMVPTSRSLNLANTAAITIYEAWRQNGFGRPPG, from the coding sequence ATGTTCCGCGTACTCTTCTACCACCCCGAGATCCCGCCGAACACCGGCAACGCGATCCGGCTGGCCGCCAACACCGGCTGCGAGCTGCACCTGGTCGAACCACTGGGGTTCACGCTCGAGGACAAGCAGCTGCGCCGCGCCGGGCTCGACTACCACGACCTCGCGCGCGTCCGCGTGCACGCCGATCTCGCCGCCGCGTGGCACGCGTTGCTGCCGGCCAAGGTCTACGCGTTCAGCGCCAAGGCCACGCGCCTCTACACCGACGTGGCCTACGAACCCGGCGACGTGCTGCTGTTCGGACCGGAATCCGCCGGCCTGCCCGATGACGTGCAGCACTCGGCCGAGATCACCGACCGGGTGCGGCTGCCGATGGTGCCCACGAGCCGCTCGCTCAACCTGGCCAACACCGCGGCCATCACGATCTACGAAGCCTGGCGGCAGAACGGTTTCGGCCGGCCGCCAGGCTGA
- a CDS encoding acyl-CoA thioesterase codes for MTPPCRPLVEMPLRVRYHECDGQGIVFNAHYLAYVDMASFEVEKALFGSHEAFLATGIDVVVAESNLRYRAPCRYDDDLVVSVFLTHLGTTSMIYEAEIRRGGKLTTEAKIRYVFIDPVTLRKTEPPAAVRDAYAAHLPAPTAS; via the coding sequence GTGACCCCACCGTGCCGACCGCTGGTCGAGATGCCCTTGCGCGTGCGCTACCACGAGTGCGACGGCCAGGGGATCGTCTTCAACGCCCACTACCTGGCCTACGTCGACATGGCCTCCTTCGAGGTCGAGAAGGCGCTGTTCGGCTCGCACGAAGCGTTCCTGGCCACCGGGATCGACGTCGTGGTCGCGGAGTCGAACCTGCGCTACCGCGCGCCGTGCCGCTACGACGACGACCTCGTGGTGTCGGTGTTCCTCACGCACCTCGGGACCACGTCGATGATCTACGAGGCGGAGATCCGCCGCGGCGGCAAGCTCACCACCGAGGCGAAGATCCGCTACGTGTTCATCGACCCCGTGACCCTGCGCAAGACCGAGCCACCCGCCGCCGTGCGCGACGCCTATGCGGCCCACCTGCCCGCACCCACCGCTTCCTGA
- a CDS encoding TAXI family TRAP transporter solute-binding subunit, with amino-acid sequence MTITRRTALLGGLGGLGLALAGCAPAYRGPERSVTIAAGEQGGFYLAFAEVLAAEVSRAEPRLHCAAVPTEASVANVERVRDGTADLGLVLADVAQSALAGQAPFPAPVPLRALGRVYENYLQLVVRADDRLARLRDLAGRPVSVGAGGSGAAQLGERVFAAAGVSVVAQHLPLADAIAALESRRIDALLWSGGLPTPALAELNRTTPLALLPLASVIPALRAKHGPVYEQVQVPAGAYAGVGAPATIGVANLLVCAPRLPSDVAAAVVRVLAGRAADLVPAQAVGTQFLDVRTLIGTQPVPLHPGAADTYRALHG; translated from the coding sequence GTGACGATCACGCGCCGCACCGCGTTGCTGGGCGGACTGGGCGGGCTCGGCCTCGCACTGGCCGGGTGCGCGCCCGCGTATCGCGGCCCCGAGCGGTCTGTCACGATCGCCGCCGGCGAGCAGGGCGGGTTCTACCTGGCGTTCGCGGAGGTGCTCGCGGCCGAGGTGAGCCGGGCGGAGCCGCGGTTGCACTGCGCGGCCGTGCCGACCGAGGCGAGTGTCGCGAACGTCGAGCGCGTGCGCGACGGAACGGCCGATCTGGGACTGGTGCTCGCGGACGTCGCGCAGTCGGCGCTCGCGGGGCAGGCGCCGTTTCCCGCGCCGGTGCCGTTGCGGGCGCTGGGCCGAGTCTATGAGAACTACCTGCAGCTCGTGGTGCGCGCGGACGATCGCCTCGCGCGGCTGCGGGACCTGGCCGGCCGGCCGGTGTCCGTCGGCGCGGGCGGATCGGGCGCCGCGCAGCTGGGCGAGCGCGTGTTCGCCGCGGCCGGCGTGTCCGTGGTGGCGCAGCACCTGCCGCTGGCGGACGCCATCGCGGCGCTGGAGAGCCGCCGCATCGACGCGCTCCTGTGGTCGGGTGGCCTCCCCACCCCCGCCCTGGCCGAGCTCAACCGCACGACACCGCTGGCCCTGTTGCCGCTCGCGTCGGTGATCCCCGCGCTGCGCGCGAAGCACGGGCCGGTCTACGAACAGGTCCAGGTCCCCGCCGGCGCCTACGCGGGAGTCGGGGCGCCGGCGACGATCGGGGTCGCGAACCTGCTCGTCTGCGCCCCGCGGCTGCCCTCGGACGTGGCCGCCGCGGTGGTGCGGGTGCTCGCCGGCCGCGCGGCGGATCTGGTGCCGGCGCAGGCCGTCGGGACGCAGTTCCTCGATGTGCGCACGCTCATCGGCACCCAGCCGGTGCCGCTGCACCCCGGGGCCGCCGACACGTACCGGGCGCTCCACGGCTGA
- a CDS encoding sensor histidine kinase, producing MRTRLLVVLVALALLVVAAFAVPLLASTAEQRTQQLVISRSSDVDRFGVLAQQAVDAHDPAALDAEAERYSALYGEAVVVVDAQRAPLVQTGGLTAAAPEVRALVEATMRNEPAPRVERLSPWSAGPVLFARPVGSGTRVAGVVVLRASVAAAATDVAARWSAIAAGALLVAAVFVLLAVLLARWMVRPLVELETGVLAVAGGHRAQVPESSGPRELRALAASVNRMSDAVAEAADQQHRLVADTSHQLRNPMAALRLRVDSLAWAEAEQPAYRAIVAEVERLERILDGLLALATAESTATRIAAGADGAVGEPADLAAVIAERVDAWRPAADDAGATLLPCPGHVSPVLVHTPEGELAQLLDVLLDNAVHHAGRGATISATWETSRGAATVVVTDDGPGLPATDLARATDRFWRAGGDGAPRGTGLGLAIAREQTRARGGTLELRANAPRGLLVRVTLPAVTS from the coding sequence GTGCGCACCCGACTGCTCGTCGTGCTGGTCGCGCTCGCGCTGCTCGTGGTGGCCGCCTTCGCCGTGCCGCTGCTGGCGAGCACGGCGGAGCAGCGCACGCAGCAGCTGGTGATCTCCCGCAGCAGCGACGTCGACCGGTTCGGCGTGCTGGCGCAGCAGGCGGTCGACGCGCACGACCCGGCGGCGCTCGACGCCGAGGCTGAGCGGTACTCGGCGCTCTACGGCGAGGCCGTGGTGGTCGTCGACGCGCAGCGCGCCCCGCTGGTGCAGACGGGCGGGCTCACGGCCGCCGCGCCGGAGGTGCGCGCGCTCGTGGAGGCGACCATGCGCAACGAGCCGGCGCCGCGCGTCGAGCGGCTGAGCCCGTGGTCGGCCGGGCCGGTGCTGTTCGCGCGCCCGGTGGGTTCGGGCACGCGGGTGGCCGGCGTGGTGGTGCTGCGCGCTTCCGTGGCCGCGGCGGCCACCGACGTCGCCGCCCGCTGGAGCGCGATCGCGGCCGGGGCGCTGCTCGTGGCCGCCGTGTTCGTCCTGCTGGCGGTGTTGCTGGCCCGGTGGATGGTGCGGCCGCTGGTCGAGCTGGAGACGGGTGTGCTCGCCGTCGCGGGCGGCCACCGCGCGCAGGTGCCCGAGAGCTCCGGGCCGCGCGAGCTGCGGGCATTGGCGGCTTCGGTGAACCGCATGTCCGACGCCGTGGCCGAAGCCGCCGATCAGCAGCACCGGCTCGTCGCCGACACCTCCCACCAGCTGCGCAACCCGATGGCCGCGCTGCGGCTGCGCGTCGACTCGCTCGCCTGGGCCGAGGCCGAGCAACCGGCGTACCGCGCGATCGTCGCGGAGGTCGAGCGCCTCGAACGCATCCTCGACGGGCTCCTCGCGCTCGCCACCGCGGAGTCCACCGCCACCCGCATCGCCGCCGGCGCGGACGGCGCCGTCGGTGAACCGGCCGACCTCGCCGCCGTGATCGCCGAACGCGTCGACGCCTGGCGTCCCGCCGCCGACGACGCCGGCGCCACCCTGCTCCCCTGCCCCGGCCACGTCTCGCCAGTCCTCGTCCACACGCCCGAGGGCGAGCTCGCGCAGCTCCTCGACGTGCTCCTCGACAACGCCGTCCACCACGCCGGTCGCGGCGCCACCATCTCGGCCACGTGGGAGACCTCGCGGGGCGCCGCCACCGTCGTCGTCACCGACGACGGCCCCGGCCTGCCGGCCACCGACCTCGCCCGCGCGACGGACCGCTTCTGGCGCGCCGGCGGCGACGGCGCACCCCGAGGCACGGGCCTCGGTCTTGCCATCGCGCGCGAGCAAACCCGTGCCCGCGGCGGCACACTCGAACTGCGCGCCAACGCGCCGCGCGGGTTGCTGGTTCGCGTGACACTGCCGGCGGTGACGTCGTGA
- a CDS encoding response regulator transcription factor → MRVLLVEDDTGVAGALAETLHARGHAVTSVGRGADALHRHREADLLLLDLGLPDLNGLDVLRKIRQVSPVPVIVLTARGDERSVVRGLRLGADDYLTKPVRLAELLARMDAVVRRAGVRDTTADDAVVRLEDVEIDLGGRRVLVAGRDIGLTTKEFAVLAVLATRPGTAVSRQQLMDEVWGDAYLAISRSLDVHMTQLRAKLDRPGLLTTIRGFGYRLGRG, encoded by the coding sequence GTGCGCGTGCTGCTCGTGGAGGACGACACCGGGGTCGCCGGTGCGCTCGCCGAGACGCTGCACGCGCGCGGCCACGCCGTGACCAGCGTCGGCCGCGGTGCCGACGCGCTGCACCGGCACCGTGAGGCCGACCTGCTGCTGCTCGACCTCGGCCTGCCGGACCTCAACGGGCTCGACGTGCTGCGCAAGATCCGCCAGGTCTCACCCGTGCCCGTGATCGTGCTGACCGCGCGCGGCGACGAGCGCTCCGTGGTCCGCGGCCTGCGCCTGGGTGCCGACGACTACCTCACGAAACCCGTGCGGCTGGCCGAACTGCTCGCCCGGATGGACGCCGTCGTCCGCCGGGCAGGCGTGCGCGACACCACGGCCGACGACGCCGTGGTGCGGCTCGAAGACGTCGAGATCGACCTCGGCGGGCGCCGGGTCCTCGTGGCGGGCCGGGACATCGGGCTGACGACGAAGGAATTCGCGGTGCTGGCCGTGCTCGCCACGCGACCGGGCACCGCCGTGAGCCGGCAGCAGCTGATGGACGAGGTGTGGGGCGACGCGTACCTCGCCATCTCGCGATCGCTGGACGTCCACATGACACAGCTGCGCGCCAAGCTCGACCGGCCGGGCCTGCTCACCACGATCCGCGGCTTCGGCTACCGGCTGGGCCGGGGCTGA
- a CDS encoding MFS transporter translates to MTTRIPTPATREGERRVVGNVLRGSIGNLVEWYDWYAYSAFTIYFAKAFFPGGDATAQFLNTAAVFAVGFLMRPLGGWMLGRFADRFGRRSALVLSVSMMAFGSLLIAATPGYASIGVAAPILLVLARLLQGLSVGGEYSTSATYLSEVATPGKRGFYSSFQYVTLVGGQLLALGLQLILQSVLTEAQMGDWGWRIAFVVGAVAAVVVMALRRSMDESASYERAAAESRSGKQAGERGTLRTLVKYPKEIALVVGLTLGGTVAFYTYATYTQKFLENTAGIPRRTVTWILFIALLVFALLQPVAGRLSDRIGRRKLLMFFGIAGTVLTVPIMTTMAHTKQPVFAFLLLLGALVIVTGYTSINAIVKAELFPTRIRALGVGLPYALTVAIFGGTAELIAQALKKAGHESLFFWYVAGCILVSLIVYGTMRETSRSSALERDED, encoded by the coding sequence ATGACAACCCGGATCCCCACCCCGGCGACCCGCGAGGGCGAGCGCCGAGTCGTCGGCAACGTGCTGCGCGGCTCCATCGGCAATCTCGTCGAATGGTACGACTGGTACGCCTACTCGGCGTTCACGATCTACTTCGCCAAAGCGTTCTTCCCCGGCGGCGACGCGACAGCCCAGTTCCTGAACACCGCGGCCGTGTTCGCGGTCGGGTTCCTGATGCGCCCGCTCGGCGGGTGGATGCTCGGACGCTTCGCCGACCGGTTCGGGCGCCGCAGCGCGCTCGTGCTCTCGGTTTCGATGATGGCGTTCGGCTCACTGCTCATCGCGGCGACGCCGGGCTACGCGTCCATCGGTGTCGCGGCGCCGATCCTGCTCGTGCTCGCGCGGCTGCTGCAGGGCCTTTCCGTGGGGGGTGAGTACTCGACCTCGGCTACGTATCTGTCCGAAGTGGCCACTCCCGGCAAACGCGGGTTCTACTCCAGCTTCCAGTACGTGACGCTCGTCGGCGGGCAGCTGCTCGCGCTCGGGCTGCAGCTGATCCTGCAGAGCGTGCTCACCGAGGCGCAGATGGGCGACTGGGGCTGGCGCATCGCGTTCGTGGTCGGCGCCGTCGCGGCCGTGGTCGTGATGGCGCTGCGGCGCAGCATGGACGAGTCGGCCAGCTACGAGCGCGCAGCCGCGGAATCGCGTTCGGGCAAGCAGGCCGGCGAACGCGGCACGCTGCGCACGCTCGTGAAGTACCCGAAGGAGATCGCGCTCGTCGTCGGCCTCACGCTCGGCGGCACGGTCGCCTTCTACACCTACGCGACCTACACGCAGAAGTTCCTCGAGAACACCGCCGGCATCCCGCGCCGCACGGTGACGTGGATCCTGTTCATCGCGTTGCTCGTGTTCGCGCTCCTGCAGCCGGTGGCCGGGCGGCTGTCGGACCGGATCGGACGGCGGAAGCTGCTGATGTTCTTCGGCATCGCCGGCACCGTGCTCACCGTCCCGATCATGACGACCATGGCGCACACGAAGCAGCCGGTGTTCGCCTTCCTGCTACTGCTCGGCGCGCTCGTGATCGTCACGGGCTACACGTCCATCAACGCGATCGTGAAGGCCGAGCTGTTCCCCACGCGGATCCGCGCGCTCGGCGTCGGCCTGCCGTACGCGCTGACCGTGGCGATCTTCGGTGGCACGGCGGAGCTCATCGCGCAGGCGCTGAAGAAGGCGGGGCACGAGTCGCTGTTCTTCTGGTACGTCGCGGGCTGCATCCTCGTCTCGCTCATCGTGTACGGGACAATGCGCGAAACGTCGCGTTCGTCCGCCCTGGAACGTGACGAAGACTGA
- the fabG gene encoding beta-ketoacyl-ACP reductase gives MGRSVLVTGGNRGIGLAIARDLAEQGHQVAVTHRGSGAPEGLFGVEADVTDAEQIDAAFKLVEEHQGPVEVLVSNAGLTDDTLLMRMSEEQFERVVNANLTGAFRVAKRASRGMLRARWGRFIFISSVVGLSGSAGQANYAASKAGLVGFSRSLARELGSRNITSNVIAPGFVRTDMTDALGEDRKKEILANVPTGRYAEPAEIAAAVRYLASDDAAYVNGAVLPVDGGLGLGH, from the coding sequence GTGGGACGGTCGGTCTTGGTCACCGGCGGCAACCGGGGTATCGGTCTGGCGATCGCCCGGGACCTCGCCGAGCAGGGCCACCAGGTGGCCGTCACCCACCGCGGCTCCGGCGCGCCGGAAGGGCTCTTCGGGGTAGAAGCCGACGTCACGGACGCCGAGCAGATCGACGCCGCGTTCAAGCTGGTCGAGGAGCACCAGGGCCCCGTCGAGGTGCTCGTGTCCAACGCCGGGCTCACCGACGACACGCTCCTGATGCGCATGAGCGAGGAGCAGTTCGAGCGCGTGGTGAACGCGAACCTCACCGGCGCGTTCCGGGTCGCCAAGCGTGCGTCGCGCGGCATGCTGCGCGCCCGCTGGGGCCGGTTCATCTTCATCTCGTCGGTCGTCGGCCTCTCGGGCTCGGCGGGCCAGGCGAACTACGCCGCGTCGAAGGCCGGCCTCGTCGGTTTCTCACGCTCGCTCGCCCGGGAGCTCGGCTCGCGCAACATCACGTCCAACGTGATCGCGCCCGGCTTCGTGCGCACCGACATGACCGACGCGCTCGGCGAGGACCGCAAGAAGGAGATCCTCGCCAACGTGCCCACCGGCCGCTACGCCGAGCCGGCCGAGATCGCCGCCGCCGTGCGCTACCTCGCCTCCGACGACGCCGCCTACGTCAACGGCGCGGTGCTGCCGGTCGACGGTGGCCTCGGCCTCGGCCACTGA
- the fabI gene encoding enoyl-ACP reductase FabI: protein MPGLLEGKRLLITGVITDASLAFHAAKIAQQEGAEVVLTGFGRLSLVKTIAKRLPKPAPVLELDVTNSEHLDSLADRVREHVDGLDGVLHSIGFAPQTCLGAPFLDAPSDDVKIAVDVSAFSFKSLAVATLPLLSRGSSIVGMDFDARVAWPAYNWMGVAKAALESVNRYLARDLGPRGIRVNLVSAGPMKTMAAKSIPGFNELEDGWNERAPLGWDSSDPDPTAKTVCVALSDWLPATTGSMIMVDGGVHALGI from the coding sequence TTGCCCGGACTGCTCGAAGGCAAGCGGCTGCTGATCACCGGCGTCATCACCGACGCCTCGCTCGCGTTCCACGCGGCCAAGATCGCGCAGCAGGAGGGCGCTGAGGTCGTGCTCACCGGCTTCGGCCGGCTCTCGCTGGTGAAGACGATCGCCAAGCGCCTCCCGAAGCCGGCGCCCGTGCTCGAGCTGGACGTGACGAACTCCGAGCACCTCGACTCGCTGGCCGACCGCGTGCGTGAGCACGTCGACGGCCTCGACGGCGTGCTGCACTCGATCGGCTTCGCCCCGCAGACCTGCCTGGGCGCGCCGTTCCTGGACGCGCCGAGCGACGACGTGAAGATCGCCGTGGACGTGTCGGCGTTCTCGTTCAAGTCGCTGGCCGTGGCGACGCTGCCGCTGCTTTCGCGCGGCTCGTCGATCGTCGGCATGGACTTCGACGCGCGCGTGGCGTGGCCGGCCTACAACTGGATGGGCGTCGCGAAGGCGGCCCTGGAGTCGGTGAACCGCTACCTCGCGCGGGACCTCGGCCCGCGCGGCATCCGCGTGAACCTGGTCAGCGCCGGTCCGATGAAAACGATGGCCGCGAAGTCGATCCCGGGCTTCAACGAGCTCGAAGACGGCTGGAACGAGCGTGCCCCGCTCGGCTGGGACAGCTCCGACCCGGACCCGACGGCCAAGACCGTCTGTGTCGCGCTGTCGGACTGGCTGCCCGCCACCACCGGCTCGATGATCATGGTCGACGGCGGCGTGCACGCGCTCGGCATATGA
- a CDS encoding Cmx/CmrA family chloramphenicol efflux MFS transporter, whose product MPLAVFVLGLSIFALGTSEFMITGLLPGMAADLGVSIPDAGLLISAFAVGMVVGAPLLAVGTLKLPRRTTLLALLVVFAGSHVVGALAPGYRLLFATRIVSALACAGFWAVAAATTVSLVPAARRGRALAVLVGGLTLANIAGVPAGTLLGQHAGWRTAFWAVAALTVVAVVGVLAFVPRTVADSSALRVRTELQVFRNGRVWLALGVIALTQAMVFATFSYLAPLLTTTDGLPSSWVPLVLVLFGAGALIGILAGGKLADAHPFSTLYGSLGLAVVALVALAVTSDLMVAVIAVLVLGGAAFAANPALNVRAYSVAGGSSTLVGASTTSGFNVGNTAGPWVGGVAINAGLGFPSVAWVSVGLGGLALAALTFAVRLQRSDDARVPALSPEEPVTQPAAR is encoded by the coding sequence GTGCCCCTGGCCGTCTTCGTGCTCGGGCTCAGCATCTTCGCCCTCGGCACCTCGGAGTTCATGATCACCGGCCTGCTGCCCGGGATGGCGGCCGACCTCGGCGTCAGCATCCCCGACGCCGGCCTGCTCATCTCGGCGTTCGCCGTCGGCATGGTGGTCGGCGCGCCGCTGCTGGCCGTCGGCACGCTCAAGCTGCCCCGTCGCACGACCCTGCTCGCGCTACTCGTGGTGTTCGCGGGCTCGCACGTCGTCGGCGCGCTCGCACCGGGCTACCGCCTGCTCTTCGCGACCCGGATCGTGAGCGCCCTGGCCTGCGCCGGGTTCTGGGCCGTCGCCGCGGCGACCACCGTTTCGCTCGTCCCCGCCGCGCGCCGGGGCCGGGCGCTCGCGGTGCTGGTCGGCGGGCTGACCCTGGCGAACATCGCCGGTGTCCCCGCCGGCACCCTCCTCGGCCAGCACGCGGGCTGGCGCACCGCGTTCTGGGCGGTGGCGGCGCTGACCGTGGTGGCCGTCGTCGGTGTCCTCGCGTTCGTGCCGCGCACCGTCGCGGACTCCTCGGCCCTGCGGGTGCGGACCGAGCTGCAGGTCTTCCGCAACGGGCGCGTGTGGCTGGCGCTGGGCGTGATCGCGCTGACGCAGGCCATGGTCTTCGCGACGTTCAGCTACCTCGCGCCGTTGCTCACGACGACCGACGGCCTGCCGTCTTCGTGGGTCCCGCTCGTGCTGGTGCTCTTCGGCGCCGGTGCGCTGATCGGCATCCTCGCGGGTGGCAAGCTCGCCGACGCCCACCCGTTCTCGACGCTCTACGGCAGCCTGGGGCTGGCCGTCGTCGCGCTCGTCGCGCTGGCGGTCACCTCGGACCTGATGGTGGCCGTGATCGCGGTCCTCGTGCTCGGCGGCGCGGCCTTCGCGGCCAACCCGGCCCTCAACGTCCGCGCGTACTCGGTCGCGGGCGGATCGTCCACCCTGGTCGGCGCCAGCACCACGTCGGGCTTCAACGTCGGCAACACCGCGGGCCCGTGGGTCGGCGGCGTCGCGATCAACGCGGGTCTCGGCTTCCCGAGCGTCGCCTGGGTGAGCGTGGGGCTCGGCGGGCTGGCGCTGGCCGCCCTGACGTTCGCCGTGCGCCTGCAGCGGTCCGACGACGCGCGCGTTCCGGCGCTCTCCCCCGAAGAACCGGTGACCCAACCGGCCGCGCGGTGA
- a CDS encoding TetR/AcrR family transcriptional regulator — MPRPREFDETEALEGAMNAFWARGYEATSTQDLCAATGLGRSSVYNTFTSKEILFRRALEHYIELGVRGRAAVLEQADDGLDAIRRLLASVIDDELTHGRRGCLVVNTVAEFGTGDPEITARVQADTAAHLASLAECARVGQADGSITRDRDPRDIAEFVHSTVSGLRLMSRRGAERPAMTAVADIAVAALARR, encoded by the coding sequence ATGCCCCGGCCACGCGAGTTCGACGAGACCGAAGCCCTCGAAGGCGCCATGAACGCCTTCTGGGCTCGCGGCTACGAGGCGACCTCGACACAGGACCTCTGCGCCGCGACCGGGCTGGGCCGTAGCAGCGTGTACAACACCTTCACCAGCAAGGAAATCCTGTTCCGGCGCGCGCTCGAGCACTACATCGAACTCGGCGTCCGTGGCCGGGCCGCCGTATTGGAACAAGCGGATGACGGTCTCGACGCGATCCGCCGGCTCCTGGCGTCGGTGATCGACGACGAGCTCACCCACGGCCGCCGCGGCTGCCTGGTGGTGAACACTGTCGCCGAGTTCGGCACCGGGGACCCCGAGATCACGGCGCGCGTACAGGCCGACACCGCCGCGCACCTGGCCTCGCTCGCCGAGTGCGCCCGCGTCGGCCAGGCCGACGGCAGCATCACCCGCGACCGGGATCCGCGTGACATTGCGGAGTTCGTGCACAGCACCGTGAGCGGGCTACGGCTGATGTCGCGCCGCGGCGCGGAACGCCCGGCCATGACGGCGGTCGCCGACATCGCCGTCGCCGCGCTCGCCCGTCGCTGA
- a CDS encoding ferrochelatase, with translation MGYDALLWLSFGGPEGPDEVMPFLENVTRGRGVPRERLLEVAEHYQHFGGVSPINRLNRAAIAAVEKQLAAEGLDLPVYFGNRNWQPMVEDTVARMKADGVRRVLAFPTSAYGGYSACRQYDEDIVRAREAVGPDAPEIVKLRQFFDHPLFVTAIADAVRAAHARLGDRPDTRTVFTAHSVPVSADVASGPPAEGGRRYSRQIAEAARLVAAEAGIAEYDVVWQSRSGPPQVPWLEPDIVDHLDALHADGVKSVVVSPIGFVSDHLEVIWDLDNEAAERAAEHGMAFARAATPDVDPRFAELVVELVREHVSAAPARKLSPFSAAGCSVNGAPCSVGCCEPAKRPAR, from the coding sequence GTGGGTTACGACGCGTTGTTATGGCTTTCGTTCGGCGGTCCGGAGGGGCCCGACGAGGTGATGCCGTTCCTGGAGAACGTCACCCGGGGCCGCGGGGTGCCGCGCGAGCGGCTGCTGGAGGTCGCCGAGCACTACCAGCACTTCGGCGGGGTGTCGCCGATCAACCGGCTCAACCGCGCGGCCATCGCGGCCGTCGAGAAGCAGCTGGCGGCCGAGGGCCTGGACCTGCCGGTGTACTTCGGCAACCGCAACTGGCAGCCCATGGTGGAGGACACCGTGGCGCGGATGAAGGCCGACGGCGTGCGGCGCGTGCTCGCGTTCCCCACCAGCGCCTACGGCGGTTACTCCGCGTGCCGCCAGTACGACGAGGACATCGTGCGTGCCCGCGAAGCCGTGGGTCCCGACGCGCCGGAGATCGTGAAGCTGCGCCAGTTCTTCGACCACCCGCTGTTCGTCACCGCGATCGCCGACGCGGTGCGCGCCGCCCACGCGCGCCTCGGCGACCGCCCGGACACGCGCACGGTCTTCACCGCGCACTCCGTGCCTGTGAGCGCCGACGTCGCGTCCGGTCCGCCCGCCGAAGGGGGCCGGCGCTACTCCCGCCAGATCGCCGAAGCGGCGCGGCTGGTGGCCGCCGAGGCGGGCATCGCGGAGTACGACGTGGTCTGGCAGTCGCGCTCGGGGCCGCCGCAGGTGCCGTGGCTGGAGCCGGACATCGTCGACCACCTCGACGCGCTGCACGCCGACGGCGTGAAGTCCGTAGTGGTCAGCCCGATCGGCTTCGTCTCGGACCACCTCGAGGTGATCTGGGACCTCGACAACGAAGCCGCCGAGCGCGCTGCCGAACACGGCATGGCCTTCGCCCGCGCCGCGACGCCTGACGTGGACCCGCGCTTCGCCGAGCTGGTGGTGGAACTGGTGCGGGAGCACGTTTCCGCCGCGCCGGCCCGCAAGCTCTCGCCCTTCTCGGCTGCCGGCTGCTCGGTCAACGGCGCGCCCTGCTCGGTCGGGTGCTGCGAGCCGGCGAAGCGTCCCGCCCGCTGA